The Hevea brasiliensis isolate MT/VB/25A 57/8 chromosome 1, ASM3005281v1, whole genome shotgun sequence DNA segment AAATTTCCTTAAATTTGATCCTTCTGAAAGGGAATCGATGAGTGAGAGAGAATGAGGATTCTTTGTTGTTAGATCAtgattattcctttttttttttagaaaaatcttGATTATCctacaaaagaaataaaaatatcttGATATGGAGCTGCTTTCTATTGGTTTATATAATTCCAACATTACCCATGTATAGAATAGAATTGAAGAATTTCAGACAACTTGAGGTTACAGAGATTATTTTTGATTCTTGTTAATTAGTATTTCTtgaagtttattattattattattattatttgaaatctAAATCAACTAATGCTTTGTAAATCTGAAATTCAGAATGCCAATAGCTGTTCTTACACAGTTCAGATAACGACAAGCTGTTCCTCAACACGGTATACCCGAGACCATATCAGTCTCGCATTTGGAGACGCTTATGGCAATCAGGTTAGCATCCTTCTGTGAAATAAATGGAAATTACCCTTAATTGTGTCAGTAGCTCAATGatcagttattgattaaaagggAAAGAGTTTAAAGACTGAATTTCTGAAAACCCTTTTCAGGAATATTcaagaattaattaaaatgatCAACTAATTGCTCCCATTTGTATCTGAATGATCAGGTTTATGTTCCCAGAATAGATGATCCATATTCAGCAACATTTGAGAGTTGCTCTACAGATACGTTTCAGATAAAGGGGCCTTGCACATACCAGATTTGCTATTTGTACCTCTACAGGAGTGGCTATGATGGCTGGAAACCAAATAGTgtgactgtgtatgggtataacaCTAGGTCAATTACATTTACCTACAACACTTTTATTCCTAGTGGTGTTTGGTATGGCTTTAATTATTGCAATGGAGCCTCCTCAGCCTCCATTTGAACTTTACTGGTAGGGTTTTTGTCCTGTCATTTTGGGGTGTTGCATGGTGGTACAAGTTGTAAGCAGTCAGCAGTAAGCACAGCACAGAGCTTTCTCTCACATCTCCATTCTAAATGAGAATAAAAGGTCTCTATTCTAAGACAATGTGATCGTATTGGAAGGGTGAGGTTGGCTTATTGATATTGGTCCTTGTAATTGTTGTTTTTTGAGCAGGTGGTGCCAATTATTGACAATGATAATACTCCACCCACTGACTCTGCAGGGCCAGGCCAGCACATGTTCAAatgataagatttttttttttattttatctaaagATGGTAATAGATTTCATTTAAAAAGAGAGATATTACAGTGACGGGCTCTAAACAAACAAACAGAAAAGAGGCCCAACAAAAAGAAGAGACCCAAAGCTCACAGAAAACAGAAGCCCAAGGAAATTTGACACGCCTTGATCCATAACTTTATGGTTAGGCCCAAAACCCAGACAATGAAACCCTAGGCCTTGGTAGAGTCGAGCCGTAGAAACCTGGGAGACGCCATGGAATGATATTGCTAAAACAAAGGAACCTGTGCTGAGGAATCCTCAGGGTAGGGTAAACATTCAGTTCAATCGAATTGAActgaatataattaaattatgaaaattaaattatatattttaaaaattaaattaaaattgataaaaaattaaatcgaattgaATAGTTTAATTTTAATTCGATTTAATTTAAACCGgtcagttttattttttattatttttgaatatgaacttaatttttaagttatttgatcttATTTTGacattggtttgaacctaataatcattaatcaatgaaattaaataatttatatatataaaattacgtataattcataaattttccataaaaataaattaattcaaagatAATAAAACTATTTGATTTGGtttgatttaattgattttttctcttcaaaatcgaattGAATCAAAATAACCAAAGTTTTCATAATATAAAATTGAACTGAAccgaattattttaaaaattgaattaaattatcaaattaaAGTCGTTCAATTCAATTTATTCGGTTTGAACAAAATGGTTCTCACCCCTAATCTCACCATTTGAGACTATAATAAACTAGAAAAACCCAAACGAGGCCAAAGGGAACCTCAACAATCATATATCGCCCATGAATTGTATGAAACGAAACAGGATATTGATCTCAAAGGCTCTTCCTAGTGCAGGGCAGGGCTATCGGCATTCTTCGCAGCCATAGAGGGACCGTGAGGTGAAAGCTATCCGATATGCAGTCACTGTCCCCAGAGATGCCTGCAATATAGCCGAATCCTTCTCCCAACAACATAATGGACTAGCTCGCACCGAGCAATAAAGGAGACGCGAAGGCCATAACATGCAAGTCGAGACCAAATTCAACAGCATGTCCTTCTATTCAAATTCAACAAAAATTGATCAaataaaatatctaattaattaaataaaaaattagtatTCAATCCTtaagatttgataaaattattgtatttttaaaattaaattaatttatttctctCACCTAATTCTATCAATATATCCATTTTTacctttttttattacttaaaataaTCAAAGTTTTAAGATATTCTGAAATTTCATAAACATTATATATCAGTAAAAAGTTATTTAAACAAAAAGttaaagaaattttttttaaataaccaaataatttttatttgaaaaattaatttctaGAAAACTTTTtattgaaaatatattttttttaaaaatatttttttaaaaaaagttttgAAAGAAAGTATTTCTGAAATTATAAACTCTTTCACACTTTTGACTGCTTCTTCTGATTATTGAATAGTtgacaaaaaaaataaatgaatgataataaaattaaatattataaactaaataatttagttttaaaaatagaagaattaattcatcaattttaaaTTAGCTAATTTATTAGTTGGAATTACTTtggaatttttaataattattaacaataattttattttattttcaaagaaaagatatgatattaaattaattaaaaataaaaagttaaattattgtaaattaaaatataatcaatgaattttattttaaattatttttaaaattataaaattttgaatttaaattttaattgaagttaattgtattaaaaaaataaaaaatatatttataatttggcTAAATTCattttgtaaaatatattttttaattaaaaatataaggatATATGCTAAGCCAGGTCATTTtgtgaaaatatatttttttcaaaacgACACGCACGAATTTGGGCTGAACGGAAAGGATAATTTCGTCATTTGAAGCGCTTGCCCTTTCTTCTTATATCCTCTCCTTCACTCTATTCAAAACCCTAGTCAGCTCCCCTCACTCTCACTTTCTCTTCCATTTTCTGCTTATTTCTTTCAAAGCCCTACTACACTCTTCGAGCTCTTAAGGTAAGCTTAGAGCTCTACAAGGAACTTAATCCTGGAAATTTGATCCTCAGATTATCAAAACCTTAATCCgggaaattttattaaatttgctGTGTATTTGTATGCTTACAGGCAAAATGGGTGAAGCAAAAGAAAACGACGCCTACGAGGAGGAGCTGCTCGACTACGAGGAAGAGGTCGAAAATGCCCCAGACTCCGTCTCCGCTAAGGCCGCTGCTGAATCTGCTAAGAAGTTCGTTTGTTTTCTCTCTTTGCTGCTCGCGTGCTACGTTTTCCATTTTTGCAACCTATTGATTTGCAAGTTTGCTATTTATATTTTGAGTAGCTATTTGCTCCTAGTTTTAGTTTAattttacaaaaactaatgaaaatgTTTCAGTTAAATTTCTTTATGTTAAATGCTATTTTTTTTCCTAGATTGGTAGTTTCTTTTTAAAAGTGGAAATTTTGGTATTATCTTTGTACTAttatctttctttctttgttTCACGTGTTAAGAAAACTGCATATTATCTGTATTCTCTTTTGAGCATGTGCACTACGCTTTAGGACTCTTGAAGCCATTGATATTATTTTTTTGGCCTGAAAGTATGGTTGGCAATATAAATAATAACGTCAAAAGTTCATGTTGTACAACTATAGTAGGATAAacgttttcttttctcatttatttatttgtttatgttTTGGATTTTGGGGGAGAAGAGagggaaaataattttttttttcgcaggggggggggggggggggtgggggtggAGGGAGGATTTTAGCAGGAAATAAATTTCACGCGAATACCAAGTACTTGTAAAAGTGTGGTTGTGGTCTCTTCCCCCTTTGATTCTTCATATTCTTGTTGAAAGTCATTTTGATGGGTTacttaaatcctttttttttttttgtcccttTTCTTTTCTTGGTATTTTTTGGTTGCCAGTGGTATGGCTTATATTCTTCATGTTCATTTTGTGATGAAGGAGGGTTATGTGCATgcctttttcattttcagtttatCTGAAATTCCTTGTACAAGTGGATGATCTTCTTATATTGATTTATAATGAAAATATCTCCTGTATTTTTGTTGATTATTGATTTACTTTGTAAAAACAGGGGCTACGTTGGAATTCACAGTTCCGGATTCAGAGACTTCCTGTTGAAGCCAGAGCTTCTACGAGCCATTGTAGATTCTGGATTTGAACATCCTTCAGAAGGCAAATTCTTTAGCCATGCCTTTATCTactctcacttttttttttttaaatttttaattgatgaaattatggTGACTTCCCAATTTCCAGTGTTTATTCTTTTTTTCTGACTGTACAATTAATGTGGCTGACAAATTTACTATTTCACAATGTGCATTCATGCTGGGCTTTTTCCGCTTATTTTGACTTGTTCTATTTTACATTTACAGGTAACTATTACTAACTATAATTGCTGAAAGTCATAATTTCAGCAAGAAAACTGGTCTTGGTAAAACTTTCCTTTAAAAGGATCTGGAAGGTCTTTATACTTACTGAGGATTCGTCCACTACGATTTTGTTTCCTTCATCAGTGCAACATGAATGCATTCCTCAAGCTATACTAGGAATGGATGTCATTTGCCAAGCAAAATCTGGGATGGGGAAGACTGCTGTTTTTGTTCTGTCCACTTTGCAGCAGATTGAGCctgttgctggtcaagttgctGCACTTGTTCTTTGCCACACAAGAGAATTAGCATACCAGGTATGTCCTCCTAgttttgatatatatattttGGAAGTTTATGGTTCTCAAGTGTGACTAATCTGTGAAGATTTTTTCATTTTGGATATCAgtgttgtctttttttttttttttctaaagatTCATTGGCTTGTGTTGTTAATTGTTATAGATATGCCATGAATTTGAGAGGTTCAGTACATATTTGCCCGACATAAAGGTTGCTGTCTTTTATGGTGGTGTCCATATCAAGGTTCACAAGGATATACTAAAAAATGAATGCCCTCATATTGTTGTTGGAACTCCTGGAAGAATATTGGCTCTGGCAAGAGATAAAGACCTTGGATTGAAGAATGTGAGGCATTTTATCCTAGATGAGTGTGACAAGATGCTTGAATCACTTGGTATGTTACTTAGGTTTGAttctatgaagaaaaaaaaatttttttcctttgaattatttatcattttaatatttttgttgCTATTTTTTGCTGTTTGTTTTTCTCTTTTCCAGATATGAGGAGAGATGTGCAGGAGATTTTCAAGATGACTCCTCATGATAAGCAAGTAATGATGTTTTCAGCGACACTTAGCAAGGAAATTCGCCCTGTTTGCAAGAAATTTATGCAAGATGTAATGATTTCTTGCACTTAATGATATAATCTGAAATTATCTTGTttaagttgtttttttttttcctttggcaTTTATGTGATAATTTTGAATCTATATTTTTGGTGGCATTTGTGCCATTCTATTAGTGGAGAGACAAACTTTGTATTGATTTGTGGTTTAGATGCAAGGGTGGAACTAGAGCTTGGCACTTGGGGGTGTCAAAGATAAAATGTAAAAAAGGGATATAGGTGAAAGTCAATTGAAATGTGAGAATTggaactaaattaaaaaaaagaaaaggtggATGGGTTAtggttattaattttttttttcctttcaaatTACCTTAAATTTGAGGGTGAATTTTTATTTCAGAACTGTGGTGCAGTGGGTATGATGAATAGTAAATTAATAGATAGGGAGTAAAACTAGAATGCAATAGAGTTTGCAGGGGTCATTTTGATGTAGAACAAAGAGGAAGAATCAAGAAATCAAGGATCAATAtttgaaaagaaaattaattcTTAACAATTTTATTTAATCTCAATAATAATCATAGTTAAAGCTATTGAATAATATAAAGTTAGTTCTATTTATAGAGCTTACAaccatggttttaaattgcaattgCGGCTGTGTTCGCAATCACGATCATGAGTAACGGAAACGGGCCTGTAACCCATGTAATGTAATTGTAATGGCTTGTCGCTatacaaatttttttgaaaaatttgcaaagttcatgaaatgaataaatattcaaaaatataattaaaactaagatatacaactaaataataaatacaaatatatcaaatgaagatATTTGATCTACCATTCTAATACATCACTagtattaatcaatttaaaaccaaaataacaaaaaaaatagtAAATAATTAACTTTATTACCACCAAAATGAGTGTCTAGGAGATTTTTGATTATCTTGAATTGGGATGGGACTAGGAGCCTTGATCATTAGCTTAGGTTATAAACTTATGTACAATGTAATTAGGTTATTTAACTTGCTATGAATTAGGTTGTAAACttactatttaatttataaaataaatttcaagagttaatttaaagattatttatttttcttaaatattaTCTTGCCAAAGCCTAAATTTATACTTAACAAATATTATTCAAGTTTAAAactttctttgttattattttctaattatttatGTATTTACCTAAAAATGATTCAAAAATAGCTAAAAATTAGAAAACAATAACACACCCTTCAATCTCGTTTACTTCAAAACTACCTTGTTTATTTGATGATTCATGCTCTTGAGCTAAAAAATTTGTAAAGAAATGAATGATTTCACTTGAGTTGGTT contains these protein-coding regions:
- the LOC110665841 gene encoding embryo-specific protein ATS3B, translated to MLVGKMIKGRAVTFLLFLAFIFTPSQARSIIPLPQPFRSFKINTTQNANSCSYTVQITTSCSSTRYTRDHISLAFGDAYGNQVYVPRIDDPYSATFESCSTDTFQIKGPCTYQICYLYLYRSGYDGWKPNSVTVYGYNTRSITFTYNTFIPSGVWYGFNYCNGASSASI
- the LOC110665839 gene encoding DEAD-box ATP-dependent RNA helicase 15, whose product is MGEAKENDAYEEELLDYEEEVENAPDSVSAKAAAESAKKGYVGIHSSGFRDFLLKPELLRAIVDSGFEHPSEVQHECIPQAILGMDVICQAKSGMGKTAVFVLSTLQQIEPVAGQVAALVLCHTRELAYQICHEFERFSTYLPDIKVAVFYGGVHIKVHKDILKNECPHIVVGTPGRILALARDKDLGLKNVRHFILDECDKMLESLDMRRDVQEIFKMTPHDKQVMMFSATLSKEIRPVCKKFMQDPMEIYVDDEAKLTLHGLVQHYIKLTEMEKNRKLNDLLDALDFNQVVIFVKSVNRAAELNKLLVDCNFPSICIHSGMSQEERLTRYKGFKEGHKRILVATDLVGRGIDIERVNIVINYDMPDSADTYLHRVGRAGRFGTKGLAITFVSSASDSDVLNQVQARFEVDIKELPEQIDTSTYMPS